The Ruminococcaceae bacterium R-25 DNA segment TATATCTGCTTTTGCCAAAACATGTTCCTGAGTTTCCATTGTACATTCTCCTCATTACTTCATAATCAGTATTAAGCTATTATTTCTTCCTATATGTTACAACCAGACCATCATCCGGGTGATATGTCCAAGAAACAACGTATTTACCGTTTTCCTCGCTTTGACGTCCCATCAAGGCATTCGTTCTCAGCATACGCGAATAGACGCTATCCGGAAAGCCTAATTCTTTATTTGCATATTGTATTGCCTCTATTGCGTTATCCTGATACACGTTTAACAACGCATCTTTAACAATATCTTCGTATTCACCACCCGTCCCAATCTCAGACATATAGTCCGGATTTGTATCAATAGTAAAGTATCCTTTGCCAGTAGTAACCGTACCGCTACCAATTTCTACACACTCTTTCTTTACTTTGTCAAATTCAGATGGAATCAATACAATAACTAGCACAATAGCTATTACGGCAACAAATCCAACAATTCCAATAATTATTCCTAATTTCTTTTTTGATACTTTTTTCTTTGTAGCTACCACATCAGCGCCAGTAGAGATCGTGTCTGTCGATGATTTATCTGTTAATGAGGGCTCTGCATTTGGAAGTTTTTCCTCGGAACTCTCTTGATTTGTTTTAATCTCCTCGGTCGTAGCGGATTCTTCCTGTGATTTTAGTTCTTCTTGTTCATTTATCTTCTTTTCTTCCATGTGGCTACCCTCCTTGATATTTCAATTACTCACATAAAAAAAGTGCGGCAACCGAAGCTACCGCACCGAAAATCGTCAGCCTCGATTGTTGCGACACAATTTCATCCTGTAACGAATGAGAGACTGACGTTTTTGCCAAACGCCAATTTCGTTACAGGAGATATATTTAATTGTGTCGCACCCTCATTATAACTTTATAGGCATGGCTATTCCTATATGGAATTGTTAACGAGTAATGAAATTTTCTTTCTCACCTTTCCTTAGCCTGGGTGTTATCTAATCTGTTACCTCTCAGTTTTATCATTCGTCCCTAATAGATAAATTGAAACAAATATGCCCGAAGCACTAAAGCTCCGGGCATATCTTAAATGTAAATATCAATTCTCATGTCCTTGTACGCATTGACTTTTGTGTACTCGGGAACGTTCGCGAAATACCGCATAACGTCCTCTTTAGTTATATACAAGGTCATAAAGTAATATGACTTACGTGGCTTATTTCCTCGAATGGCGGATTGCAGCCTGTGCAGCAGCAAGACGTGCGATCGGTACACGGAAAGGTGAGCAGGATACGTAGTCGAGGCCGATCTCATCGCAGAACTCTACGGATGTCGGGTCGCCGCCGTGCTCACCGCAGATACCGAGGTGGAGGTCAGGACGAACTGCCTTACCGTTCTCGATAGCCATCTTCATGAGCTTACCAACACCGTTCTGGTCAAGACGAGCAAACGGATCAGACTCGAAGATCTTAGACTCATAGTAAGCTGTGAGGAACTTGCCTGCGTCGTCTCTTGAGAAACCAAATGTCATCTGTGTAAGGTCGTTTGTACCGAAGCAGAAGAACTCAGCTTCCTTAGCGATCTCGTCAGCTGTAAGAGCAGCTCTCGGGATCTCGATCATTGTACCAACCTTGTAGTTCATGTTGACGCCTGCAGCCTTGATCTCTTCGTCAGCAACTGCAACTACGACCTTCTTAACGTTAACGAGCTCCTTGATCTCGCAAACGAGAGGGATCATGATCTCAGGTGTTACGTTCCAGTCGGGATGCTTAGCGTTGACGTTGATAGCAGCGCGGATAACTGCTCTTGTCTGCATCTTAGCGATCTCAGGATATGTAACAGCGAGACGGCATCCTCTGTGACCCATCATAGGGTTGAACTCGTGGAGAGAAGAGATAAGTGTCTTGATGTCTTCAACAGACTTGCCCTTTTTGTCAGCAAGAGCCTTGATGTCAGCTTCTTCTGTAGGAACGAATTCGTGGAGCGGCGGGTCAAGGAATCTGATAGTAACAGGATGTCCCTCGAGAGCCTCATAGAGAGCTTCGAAGTCGGACTGCTGCATAGGAAGGATAACTTCGAGAGCAGCCTCACGCTCCTCAACTGTGTCGGAGCAGATCATCTCACGGAATGCTTCGATTCTACCTTCACCGAAGAACATGTGCTCTGTACGGCAGAGACCGATACCTTCAGCGCCGAGCTCACGAGCCTTCTTAGCATCGTTAGGTGTATCAGCGTTTGTACGTACTTCGAGTCTCTTGAACTCGTCAGCCCACTTCATGATGCGGCCGAAATATCCGTTGTTAGGATCAGCATCAACCTGAGCGATTGCGCCGTCATAGATCTTACCTGTAGAACCGTCGAGGGAGATGATGTCGCCTTCGTGGAATGTCTTGCCTGCAAGAGTGAACTTCTTGTTAGCTTCGTCCATAGCGATGTCGCCGCAGCCGGATACGCAGCACTCACCCATACCACGTGCAACTACTGCAGCGTGTGATGTCATACCGCCACGTACTGTGAGGATACCCTCAGCAGCCTTCATACCTGTGATATCTTCAGGAGATGTTTCGAGTCTTACGAGGACTACCTTCTCTCCTCTGTCGTGCCAAGCTACTGCATCGTCAGCTGTGAATACGATCTTACCGCAAGCAGCTCCAGGAGAAGCGCCAAGGCCCTTACCGATTGCCTCTGCTGCCTTAAGAGCTGCAGGGTCGAACTGAGGGTGAAGGAGTGTATCGAGGTTTCTAGGATCGATCATAGCAACTGCTTCTTCAGGTGTTCTCATGCCCTCATCAACGAGGTCACAAGCGATCTTCATAGCAGCCTGAGCTGTTCTCTTACCGTTTCTTGTCTGGAGCATGTAGAGCTTACCGTGCTCAACTGTGAACTCCATGTCCTGCATGTCTCTGTAGTGCTTTTCGAGAGTCTCGCAAACCTTTGTGAACTGAGCGAA contains these protein-coding regions:
- a CDS encoding pyruvate phosphate dikinase, with protein sequence MTKYVYLFTEGNGNMRELLGGKGANLAEMTNIGLPVPQGFTISTEACTKYYEDGRQINDEIMAQVMEYIVKLEEITGKKFGDLENPLLVSVRSGARASMPGMMDTILNLGLNEQVVDVIATKSGNPRWAWDCYRRFIQMYSDVVMEVGKKYFEELIDKMKNERGVKQDVELTADDLKELASQFKAEYKAKIGSDFPTDPKEQLVGAIKAVFRSWDNPRANVYRRDNDIPYSWGTAVNVQSMAFGNMGDDCGTGVAFTRDPATGEKGLFGEFLTNAQGEDVVAGVRTPMKIAEMEQKFPEAFAQFTKVCETLEKHYRDMQDMEFTVEHGKLYMLQTRNGKRTAQAAMKIACDLVDEGMRTPEEAVAMIDPRNLDTLLHPQFDPAALKAAEAIGKGLGASPGAACGKIVFTADDAVAWHDRGEKVVLVRLETSPEDITGMKAAEGILTVRGGMTSHAAVVARGMGECCVSGCGDIAMDEANKKFTLAGKTFHEGDIISLDGSTGKIYDGAIAQVDADPNNGYFGRIMKWADEFKRLEVRTNADTPNDAKKARELGAEGIGLCRTEHMFFGEGRIEAFREMICSDTVEEREAALEVILPMQQSDFEALYEALEGHPVTIRFLDPPLHEFVPTEEADIKALADKKGKSVEDIKTLISSLHEFNPMMGHRGCRLAVTYPEIAKMQTRAVIRAAINVNAKHPDWNVTPEIMIPLVCEIKELVNVKKVVVAVADEEIKAAGVNMNYKVGTMIEIPRAALTADEIAKEAEFFCFGTNDLTQMTFGFSRDDAGKFLTAYYESKIFESDPFARLDQNGVGKLMKMAIENGKAVRPDLHLGICGEHGGDPTSVEFCDEIGLDYVSCSPFRVPIARLAAAQAAIRHSRK